The nucleotide window GCGGATATCATTTACAGTAATTGTTACTGCACCGGCTTCACGTGCATACTTTCCGCTTTCCGGCCAGTTACGCGGTCCGTGAATGCCTGTATGGATAATGCTTTCGTTCCGTACATTTTCCTCTTCATATAAACGAGCAAACGGGCTGCATCTTGCATATTCATCACCTTTATGTGAAGGCATATTGTCATAGTGTGTGTCCAGATGAACTATGCCGACTTTTTTGCCCTTTTGTGCTAATCCACGAACAATCGGATATGTCACACCATGGTCACCGCCAAGTCCAATCAGGAATTTCCCCGAATCCCATAAATCAGCAGCAAAGTTTGTAATACGGTTCATTGTTTCATCTACATCAGCAGGGACAATATCAATATCCCCTACATCGCCAAGACGTACATGTTCAAACACATCAATATGATCTAATTCAGGTAAATAACCAGAATAGCGTGCTGAACATAAGCGCATAACTTTAGGACCTAATTCACAACCTGTATAATCGCCCCAAGTAACAGCACCTTCCCATGGAATACCATAGATAATTGCATCCACTTCTGAATAATCCTTTGTTTTTGATAAATTTTTTGCACCTAGCATACATGGTGTGTTGCCGTAAATATTTGTCAATTTCATCATTCCCCTTTTAATTAAAATAAAATTTAAGACTAATTTTAAAAACATTTCAAAAATAACAGTTAGTTTTTTTAAAATTAATAAAATATTCATCAATATTTATAAACATTTTAAAATGTATTACTCTGAATTGTCAAACTAATTATTTATTTAATTTTCACAAAAATTTAACA belongs to Solibacillus sp. FSL W7-1436 and includes:
- a CDS encoding agmatinase family protein is translated as MKLTNIYGNTPCMLGAKNLSKTKDYSEVDAIIYGIPWEGAVTWGDYTGCELGPKVMRLCSARYSGYLPELDHIDVFEHVRLGDVGDIDIVPADVDETMNRITNFAADLWDSGKFLIGLGGDHGVTYPIVRGLAQKGKKVGIVHLDTHYDNMPSHKGDEYARCSPFARLYEEENVRNESIIHTGIHGPRNWPESGKYAREAGAVTITVNDIREHKNIRQLAADIYKQASQDVDCVYVSICSDVLDCAFNPGGPVDGNGLTSYELLTLVYELTKLGVVAMDFVEVYPQQDPTQLSAHFASTLLLYALAGDVVYKQSKAMTQANEATTIA